The following are from one region of the Sphingomonas sp. J315 genome:
- the gltB gene encoding glutamate synthase large subunit, with product MTTETQRERLAREGMYRPEFEGDACGVGMVAAIDGQPSRRVVQGAIDALKAVWHRGAVDADGKTGDGAGLHVDLPLRFFDDAVLASGHRVLPNRLAVGMIFMPRVDLGAQEACRTIVESVLIDAGYTIYGWRQVPVDVSVIGQKAQATRPEIEQIMIAGPMPDEQSEAEFEKNLYLVRRRIEKRIIAAQISGFYICSLSCRSIIYKGLFLAESLSEFYPDLRDERFVSRVAIFHQRYSTNTFPQWWLAQPFRCLAHNGEINTIRGNKNWMLSHEIKMAATAFGEHSEDIKPVIPAGASDTAALDAVFEAICRSGRDAPTAKLMLVPEAWQAIDAMPDKHLAMYKYLASVMEPWDGPAALAMTDGRWAVAGVDRNALRPLRYTRTSDGLLVVGSETGMVQLAEATVVAKGRLGPGQMIAVDLEEGRFYTDGEVKDRIAGEYDYASMIGEFMGLDDLPDAADATPAWTRAELTRRQVAAGQTLEDMELILSPMVTDAKEAVGSMGDDTPLAVISDKPRLISQFFRQNFSQVTNPPIDSLRERHVMSLKTRFGNLANILDTAQTANKVLVLESPVLTNGDWARLKGYFGSQAAEIDYSFPAGGGPETLRAAIADIRLQAEQAVRAGKTEIFLTDEAVGPDRIAIAGVLAAAAVHTHLVRKGLRSYASVNIRTAECLDTHYYAVLIGVGATTVNAYLAEAAIADRHARGLFGDMTFEQCLTNHRKAIDEGLLKIISKMGIAVISSYRGGYNFEAVGLSRALVNDFFPGMPAKISGEGYASLHLNAQMRHDAAYDSAVATLPIGGFYRQRHGGETHAYSAQLMHTLQTAVSTDSYSTYLQFSRGVRDLPPVYLRDLLEFNFPTEGVAIDQVEAITEIRKRFVTPGMSLGALSPEAHETLAIAMNRIGAKAVSGEGGEDSIRYKPYANGDNANSSIKQIASGRFGVTAEYLGACEEVEIKVAQGAKPGEGGQLPGFKVTEFIARLRHSTPGVTLISPPPHHDIYSIEDLAQLIYDLKQINPRARVCVKLVSSAGIGTVAAGVAKAHADVILVAGHVGGTGASPQTSVKYAGTPWEMGLSEVNQTLTLNGLRGRVKLRTDGGLKTGRDIVIAAILGAEEYGIGTLSLVAMGCIMVRQCHSNTCPVGVCTQDERLRQKFTGSPEKVINLMTFIAEEVREILAKLGCKSLDEVIGRTELLRQVSRGAEHLDDLDLNPILAKVDADESERRFSLSTWRNAVPDSLDAQIIADARAVFERGEKMQLAYNVRNTHRAVGTRLSSEITKAFGMSKLNDGHVQIRLRGSAGQSLGAFLCKGVTLEVFGDANDYVGKGLSGGTIVVRPLVSSPLASQDNTIIGNTVLYGATSGRLFAAGQAGERFAVRNSGAQVVVEGCGANGCEYMTGGVAVVLGEVGANFGAGMTGGMAFIYDESGSFDARANGESIVWQRLTSLHWEAVLKNLVADHAEATDSKWSRGLLEDWDRVRGHFWQVVPKEMLTRLAHPLDDSVEMVAAE from the coding sequence ATGACCACCGAAACCCAGCGCGAACGCCTCGCCCGCGAGGGCATGTACCGCCCCGAGTTCGAGGGCGATGCCTGTGGCGTGGGCATGGTCGCGGCGATCGACGGACAGCCGTCGCGCCGCGTGGTGCAGGGTGCGATCGATGCCTTGAAGGCGGTGTGGCATCGCGGCGCGGTCGATGCCGATGGCAAGACCGGCGATGGCGCCGGGCTGCATGTCGATCTGCCGCTGCGCTTCTTTGACGATGCGGTGCTCGCCAGCGGGCATCGCGTGCTGCCCAACCGGCTTGCGGTCGGCATGATCTTCATGCCGCGCGTCGACCTGGGCGCGCAGGAGGCGTGCCGCACGATCGTCGAAAGCGTGCTGATCGACGCGGGCTACACCATCTATGGCTGGCGGCAGGTGCCGGTCGATGTCTCGGTCATCGGGCAAAAGGCGCAGGCGACCCGGCCGGAGATCGAGCAGATCATGATCGCCGGGCCGATGCCCGACGAACAGAGCGAGGCAGAGTTCGAGAAGAACCTCTACCTCGTTCGCCGTCGCATCGAAAAGCGGATCATCGCGGCGCAGATCAGCGGCTTCTACATCTGTAGCCTGTCGTGCCGCTCGATCATCTACAAGGGGCTGTTCCTCGCCGAGTCGCTGTCGGAATTCTATCCCGACCTGCGCGACGAACGCTTCGTTTCCCGCGTCGCGATCTTCCATCAGCGCTATTCGACCAACACCTTCCCGCAATGGTGGCTGGCCCAGCCGTTCCGCTGCCTCGCGCATAATGGCGAGATCAACACGATCCGCGGCAACAAGAACTGGATGCTCAGCCACGAGATCAAGATGGCGGCGACCGCGTTCGGCGAGCATTCGGAGGACATCAAGCCGGTGATCCCGGCGGGTGCGTCCGATACCGCCGCGCTTGACGCGGTGTTCGAGGCGATCTGTCGCTCCGGCCGCGACGCGCCGACCGCCAAGCTGATGCTGGTTCCCGAAGCGTGGCAGGCGATCGATGCGATGCCCGACAAGCATCTCGCGATGTACAAGTACCTCGCCAGCGTGATGGAGCCGTGGGACGGCCCCGCCGCGCTCGCGATGACCGATGGTCGCTGGGCCGTGGCGGGCGTCGACCGCAACGCGCTGCGCCCGCTGCGCTACACCCGCACGTCCGACGGGCTGCTGGTCGTGGGGTCCGAAACCGGGATGGTTCAGCTGGCCGAGGCGACCGTGGTCGCCAAGGGGCGGCTGGGGCCGGGCCAGATGATCGCGGTCGATCTCGAGGAAGGGCGTTTCTACACCGATGGCGAGGTCAAGGACCGCATCGCCGGGGAATATGATTACGCGTCGATGATCGGCGAGTTCATGGGGCTCGACGATCTGCCCGATGCGGCGGATGCGACCCCTGCATGGACCCGCGCCGAGCTGACGCGTCGCCAGGTGGCGGCGGGGCAGACGCTGGAGGATATGGAGCTGATCCTGTCGCCGATGGTGACCGACGCCAAGGAGGCGGTCGGGTCGATGGGCGACGATACGCCGCTTGCGGTGATCAGCGACAAGCCGCGCCTGATCAGCCAGTTCTTCCGCCAGAATTTCAGCCAGGTGACCAACCCGCCGATCGATTCCTTGCGCGAACGTCATGTGATGTCGCTCAAGACGCGGTTCGGCAATCTCGCCAACATCCTGGACACGGCGCAGACCGCGAACAAGGTGCTGGTGCTCGAAAGCCCGGTGCTGACCAATGGCGACTGGGCGCGGCTCAAGGGCTATTTCGGCAGCCAGGCGGCGGAGATCGACTATAGCTTCCCCGCCGGTGGCGGGCCGGAGACGCTCCGCGCCGCCATTGCCGATATCCGGCTTCAGGCCGAACAGGCGGTCCGCGCGGGCAAGACCGAGATTTTCCTGACGGATGAGGCCGTCGGCCCGGACCGCATCGCCATCGCCGGCGTGCTGGCGGCGGCGGCGGTGCACACGCATCTCGTGCGCAAGGGGCTGCGCAGCTATGCCAGCGTCAACATCCGCACCGCCGAATGCCTCGACACGCATTATTATGCGGTGCTGATCGGCGTCGGCGCGACCACGGTGAACGCCTATCTGGCTGAAGCCGCGATCGCCGATCGCCATGCGCGCGGCCTGTTCGGCGATATGACGTTCGAGCAGTGCCTGACGAACCACCGCAAGGCGATCGACGAAGGCCTGCTCAAGATCATCTCGAAGATGGGGATCGCGGTGATCTCCAGCTATCGCGGTGGTTATAATTTCGAGGCGGTCGGGCTCAGCCGCGCGCTGGTCAACGACTTCTTCCCCGGCATGCCCGCGAAGATCTCGGGCGAGGGCTATGCCTCGCTGCATCTGAACGCCCAGATGCGCCACGATGCCGCCTATGACAGCGCGGTCGCGACGCTGCCGATCGGCGGCTTCTATCGTCAGCGGCATGGCGGCGAGACGCATGCGTACTCGGCGCAGCTGATGCACACGCTGCAGACCGCGGTGTCGACCGACAGCTATTCGACCTATCTGCAATTCTCGCGCGGGGTGCGCGATCTGCCGCCGGTCTATCTGCGCGATCTGCTGGAGTTCAACTTCCCGACCGAAGGCGTTGCGATCGACCAGGTCGAGGCGATCACCGAGATCCGCAAGCGCTTCGTGACCCCGGGCATGTCATTGGGCGCGCTGTCGCCTGAGGCGCACGAGACGCTGGCGATCGCGATGAACCGCATCGGCGCAAAGGCGGTTTCGGGCGAGGGCGGCGAGGATTCGATCCGCTACAAGCCCTATGCCAATGGCGACAACGCCAACAGCTCGATCAAGCAGATCGCGAGCGGCCGATTCGGCGTTACCGCCGAATATCTCGGCGCGTGCGAGGAAGTGGAGATCAAGGTCGCACAGGGCGCCAAGCCCGGCGAGGGCGGGCAGCTGCCCGGGTTCAAGGTGACCGAGTTTATCGCCCGGCTGCGCCATTCGACGCCGGGCGTGACGCTGATCTCGCCGCCGCCGCACCACGACATCTATTCGATCGAGGACCTGGCGCAGCTCATCTACGATCTCAAGCAGATCAACCCGCGCGCGCGGGTGTGCGTCAAGCTGGTCAGCAGTGCGGGCATCGGCACCGTCGCGGCGGGCGTGGCGAAGGCGCATGCCGACGTGATCCTGGTCGCCGGCCATGTCGGCGGCACCGGCGCGTCGCCGCAGACTTCGGTGAAATATGCCGGGACGCCGTGGGAAATGGGGCTGTCCGAGGTCAACCAGACGCTGACCCTCAACGGCCTGCGCGGCCGCGTGAAGCTGCGCACCGATGGCGGCCTCAAGACCGGGCGCGACATCGTCATCGCCGCGATCCTGGGCGCCGAGGAATATGGCATTGGCACGCTCAGCCTCGTCGCGATGGGCTGCATCATGGTGCGCCAGTGCCACAGCAACACCTGCCCGGTCGGCGTGTGCACGCAGGACGAGCGATTGCGCCAGAAGTTCACCGGATCGCCGGAAAAGGTCATCAACCTGATGACCTTCATCGCCGAGGAAGTGCGCGAGATTCTCGCCAAGCTCGGCTGCAAGAGCCTCGACGAGGTGATCGGCCGCACCGAATTGCTCCGTCAGGTCAGCCGTGGTGCCGAGCATCTCGACGATCTCGACCTCAACCCGATCCTCGCCAAGGTCGACGCGGACGAGAGCGAGCGGCGCTTCAGCCTGTCGACCTGGCGCAATGCGGTGCCCGACAGCCTCGACGCACAGATCATCGCCGACGCCCGCGCGGTGTTCGAACGGGGCGAGAAGATGCAGCTCGCCTACAATGTCCGCAACACCCACCGCGCCGTCGGCACGCGGCTGTCGAGCGAGATCACCAAGGCGTTCGGCATGTCGAAGCTCAACGACGGTCACGTCCAGATCCGCCTGCGCGGATCGGCCGGCCAGTCGCTCGGCGCGTTCCTGTGCAAGGGCGTGACGCTCGAAGTGTTCGGCGACGCCAACGACTATGTCGGCAAGGGCCTGTCGGGCGGCACCATCGTCGTGCGCCCGCTGGTCAGCTCGCCGCTGGCCAGCCAGGACAATACGATCATCGGCAACACCGTGCTCTACGGTGCGACCTCAGGCCGGCTGTTCGCCGCGGGTCAGGCGGGCGAGCGCTTCGCCGTGCGCAATTCGGGCGCGCAGGTGGTGGTCGAGGGCTGCGGTGCCAATGGCTGCGAGTACATGACCGGCGGCGTCGCGGTGGTGCTGGGTGAGGTCGGCGCGAATTTCGGCGCGGGCATGACCGGCGGCATGGCGTTCATCTATGACGAAAGCGGCAGTTTCGACGCGCGCGCCAATGGCGAGAGCATCGTGTGGCAACGCCTGACCTCGCTGCATTGGGAGGCGGTGCTCAAGAACCTGGTCGCCGACCATGCCGAGGCGACCGACAGCAAATGGTCGCGCGGTCTGCTCGAGGATTGGGACCGGGTGCGCGGCCATTTCTGGCAGGTGGTACCGAAGGAAATGCTGACGCGGCTGGCGCATCCGCTGGATGACAGCGTGGAGATGGTCGCGGCGGAGTAG
- a CDS encoding glutathione S-transferase family protein: protein MWQLYQFPLCPFSRKVRLVLGEKGVGYEPVRESPWARRDEFLDMNPAGQTPVMADDRGVVLIDSVAICEFFEETVSKAALLNGTAADRAEIRRLVAWFDTQFFRDITGPLLNERMIKRIVQRATPDSGALREAMKAAVAHLDYIDFLLDHRTWLGGATMSLADLAAAAQISVADYLGGIDWKSHEQAKRWYVGMKSRPSFRPLLAERMEGINPPADYEKLDL from the coding sequence ATGTGGCAGCTTTACCAATTCCCCCTGTGCCCCTTCTCGCGCAAGGTGCGCCTCGTCCTCGGTGAGAAGGGCGTCGGCTATGAGCCGGTGCGCGAATCGCCCTGGGCCCGGCGCGACGAGTTTCTCGACATGAACCCGGCGGGCCAGACCCCGGTGATGGCCGACGATCGCGGGGTGGTGCTGATCGATTCGGTCGCGATCTGCGAGTTTTTCGAGGAGACGGTGAGCAAGGCCGCATTGCTCAACGGCACCGCGGCGGACCGCGCCGAAATCCGCCGATTGGTCGCGTGGTTCGACACGCAATTCTTCCGCGATATCACCGGGCCGCTGCTCAACGAGCGGATGATCAAGCGCATCGTCCAGCGCGCGACGCCCGACAGCGGCGCATTGCGGGAGGCGATGAAGGCGGCGGTCGCGCATCTCGACTATATCGATTTCCTGCTCGACCACCGTACCTGGCTGGGCGGCGCGACGATGAGCCTCGCCGATCTGGCGGCTGCGGCGCAGATCAGCGTTGCCGACTATCTCGGCGGGATCGACTGGAAGAGCCACGAACAGGCCAAGCGCTGGTATGTCGGGATGAAGAGCCGCCCGAGCTTCCGTCCGCTGCTTGCCGAGCGGATGGAGGGGATCAACCCGCCGGCGGATTACGAGAAGCTCGACCTGTGA
- a CDS encoding SDR family NAD(P)-dependent oxidoreductase, which produces MSGGSAVVIGATGGIGSAIADALEEEAAHAKVWRFGRSLAGDAHLDLTDEASIEAAAARVADGPPPSLIFVATGILGEGERGPEKALRDLDPDWLARVFAINTIGPALIAKHFLPLMARTGTPVFAALSARVGSISDNRLGGWHGYRASKAALNMLIRNFAIDARRRNDRSIVIGLHPGTVDTQLSAPFRGTIAPGKLFDAERAALQLLDVVEGLKPGDSGKCFAWDGAEIPA; this is translated from the coding sequence GTGAGCGGGGGCAGCGCCGTGGTGATCGGCGCGACTGGCGGGATCGGAAGCGCCATTGCCGATGCGCTGGAGGAGGAAGCGGCGCACGCGAAGGTGTGGCGCTTCGGCCGATCGCTGGCGGGCGACGCGCATCTCGACCTGACCGATGAGGCCAGCATCGAAGCCGCCGCCGCGCGGGTTGCCGACGGTCCACCACCGTCGCTGATCTTCGTCGCGACGGGCATCCTTGGCGAGGGCGAGCGCGGGCCGGAAAAGGCGTTGCGCGATCTTGACCCAGACTGGCTGGCGCGCGTGTTCGCGATCAACACGATCGGCCCGGCGCTGATCGCCAAGCATTTCCTGCCGCTCATGGCGCGCACTGGCACCCCCGTGTTCGCCGCGCTGTCCGCGCGCGTGGGGAGTATCTCGGACAATCGGCTGGGCGGGTGGCACGGCTATCGCGCGTCCAAGGCGGCGCTCAACATGCTGATCCGCAATTTCGCGATCGACGCACGGCGACGCAACGACCGGTCGATCGTGATCGGTCTGCATCCCGGAACGGTGGATACTCAGCTGTCGGCACCCTTCCGCGGCACGATCGCGCCGGGCAAGCTGTTCGACGCCGAGCGCGCGGCGCTGCAATTGCTGGATGTGGTCGAGGGGCTCAAGCCCGGAGACAGCGGCAAGTGCTTCGCCTGGGACGGGGCAGAAATCCCCGCCTAA